A region of the Microbacterium sp. SL75 genome:
TTTGAACGCCAGGTTGAACGAGACGACGGCCGGGGTGGCATCGGCGTCGACGCCGAGCGATTCCTCGCTCACGGCGTGCACGACGAAAAAGTAGCGGTGGGGCTGGTCGCCCTGCGGGGGAGCGGCTCCGAGGAAGCCTGCCTCGCCGCCGTCGTTGCGGACGTGGAAGGCGTGGCCCGGGAGGTCGCCCGAGGCGGCCCCGGATGCCAGCTCGCGCACGTCCGCCGGGACGTCGACGAGTACCCAGTGCCAGAAGCCGCTCGGGGTGGGGGCGTCGGGGTCGAAGCCCGTGATCACGAACGACTTGGTTCCTTCGGGGACGTTCGACCAGCTGAGCTGGGGCGAGGTGTTGCCCTTGTCGGCGACCTGGTCGTCCGCGAGCGGTTGTCCATCGGTGACGTCATCGCTGACCACGTCGAATGATGGGACGGACGGAAGGAGGGAGTACGGATCGGGCGTCTGCGGGCGGGAGAGATCTGCCATGGAGGGGACGTTATGACGGCGGGGTGACCGAACGGCAGGGCTTGCATCCGCCCGCGCCGGGGTTTATCGGTCAGAGGCGGAGGTGGAGGAGGGAGCGCGCGGTCTCCCGGCAGCCCTCGGGAGCGGGGAGGCCGTAGTCGTTCTCGACGACGGTGCGCAGTTCGGCGGCCAACTCGTCGACGGAGGGGCGTGCGTCGAGGGCTTCGAGGATGGGCAGGATCAGGTCGTCGTATTCGTCGTCGGGCCATCCTTGACCGATGTGGTGGACTCCGATCGGATCCCACTCGTTCAGGACGGCGCGGATGCGCAGGGCTACGGGCGACAGTGACCGCGGCGGTGTGGACGTCTGCATAGGGGGAGTGTTGTCACCTTCGTTAGGTGCGCGCTGAGCATCGCCGATGCGTCTGGTGCGTGACGTCGGTGCGGCTGTCGGTGACGTGGGAACGTGATCCGCCGAAGGGGTTCGCCCCACCCCGCCGGGTGGCGGGGCTGCGGGGTTTCGAGTTCGTAAAGACCGACCGCCGCGATAACGTCGGAGGGCGCCCGAGGGCGAGGGGAAACCCGCAATCCGTCGCCGGGGGGCGAAGTACAGGACGGAGTCGCCGTGAGTGACATCGACGAGCCTTCGGGTGCCGATCGGGCACCCGGTGAATCGGCAACGCCGCGTCGGTCCGGGATATCCCGGAGAGCGCTGGTGTTCGGTGGCGTCGCCGTCGGCGGACTCGCCGTGCTCGGTGGTGGAGCTCTCGTCTATCGCGAGATCCGGCGCTCGGCGCCTCCGGAGGGGACCTGGGTCAAGCTCAGCCCCATCGTGCCGGTGCCCGATGCTTCGCCGCGTCCCGTCTCTCCCGCCTTCGAGGAGCCCGGCGACGACACGACCGTGGCGGTCTGGGCCCACGCCGACGACGACATCATCTTCGCCAACCCCCACCTCGCGGGGATCATCGGCTCGGGGGCGACGCTGCGCACCATCTTCGTGACCGCGGGCGACGCCGGCCGGGGCCTCGCTTATGCGCAACAGCGCGAGGCGGGCATCCGAGCCGCGTACGACGAGATGCGCGGCAGCACCCAACCGTGGGACACCACCCAGCTGACGCTTCGAAGCGGCGCGCGGGTCACGCGTTTCGTGCCCACAGACGATCCTCGTCTGTCGATCACCGTTCTCCGTCTGCCGGACGGCAACCTCAGCGGGAAGGGCTTCGCGACGACGGGCGAGGCCGGTCTCACCCAGCTCATCAACGGCACGGTGCCCGCCCTCGCTCCGATCGACGACGGTCCGACGCTCGATGCACGCCGTCTTTCGGAGACCGTCGCGGAGCTGATCCACGCCGCACGCCCCGACCACGTCACGACGAACATCCCGCACGAGAGCGCGTTCGCGCGGGGGGACCACCCCGACCACTCGTGCGTCGGATCATTGGTTCGAGCGGTGGCGCCGGTCGTCGGGATCGCGCCGGGAGACGTCACCTACTACATCGGTTATCCCTCGCAGCACGAGCCGATCAACGTCGAGGGGGAGGTCCTCGATGCGAAGGTCGAGGTCTACGCGACCTATGCGGCGCAGGACCCCGTGGTCACGTGCGACACCGCAGCGGCCTGCCTCGCCCAACCGGGCTTCGGGCAGTGGCTGCGTCGCTCGTACGGCATGACGGAGGGCGAGCTCCGGTTGATCTGAGCCGTCCCTGCTCGCGTCAGCGTCGTTCAGCCGGAGAGCTGGCCCGTTCCGCGATCAGGGCGGCCTCGACCCGCGACGACACCGACAGCTTGCCCAGGATCGAGCTGACGTGGTCTTTGACCGTCGCGGAGCTCAGGTGCAGCCGACGACCGATGTCGGCGTTCGAGTCGCCGGTGGGGAGCCACTCGAGGACGTCGCGCTCGCGGTCGGTCAGCAGAGCGACACGACGCGCGGCGTCGAGGTCGGGTCTTCCCGCGTAACCGTCGACCAGAGCGCGGGAGACCTCCGGCGACAGGACGACCCCACCCGCGGCGAGAGAGCGCACCATCGCCGCGAGGCAGGCGGGATCGGTGTCCTTCACGAGGAAGCCGGAAGCACCGTCTCGCAGGGCCCGGGTGATGGACTCGTCGGCCGCGAACGTCGTCAGGATGCCGACCACGGGCCGATCCGCGTCGTCTCGCAGTGCGGCGAGGATGTCGAGGCCGCTGAGCTCCGGCATCCGGATGTCGAGGAGGACGACGTCGGGATGGAGGGTGCGGATGGCGGCGAGAGCGTCGGGTCCGCCGACCGCGGCGACCACCTCGATGTCGTCCGCCGCGTTGAGGATGAAGGCGAAGCCGGAACGGACGAGCGCCTCATCGTCGACGACAATCACCCGGATCACGACAGTCACTGTACGCCGAGACGACGAAGCCGCCCCGGGGTGAGGGGCGGCAGGCCGGGACGAGGCGCGATACGTGGGGCTCAGCGCCTCGCCCCGGGGTTCAGGAGAGGTCAGTCCTCCGAGACGGTGACGGTGACCTCGATGTTGCCGCGCGTCGCGTTCGAGTAGGGGCAGACCTGGTGGGCCTCGTCGGCGAGCTGCTGGGCGAGATCGCTCTCGATACCGGGCAGAACGACCTCGAGCAGCACGGCCAGCTGGTAGCCGCCCTGGCCGTTGGGGCCGATGTGGACGCGGCCGCCGACCGAGGAGTCCTCGATCTTGACCTTGTGCGCGCGGGCGACGGAGTGCAGGGCGCCGTGGAAGCATGCGGCGTACCCGGCGGCGAACAACTGCTCGGGGTTGGTGCCGGCGCCGGAGCCGCCGAGCTCCTTGGGGGGAGCGACGTCGAGGTCGATGTACGTGCCGGCGGTCACGTGGCCGAGGCGGCCCTGGCCGGTGGAGACGGCTTCGGCGGTGTAGAGAACGTCCATGGTGTTCCTTTCTAGGGACGGTGGGGGTGCGGTCGTCAGGCCGGGTGGCGCGCCGCGTCGGCGTCGCGCACGTCATCGGGGTGATCGCGCAGGTCTTTCATGGCGTCGGTGAGTCGATGCAGCGCATCGATCAGTTCACGGGCGCTGCTGGCGTCGGTGAGGCCGGAGCCCGCGGCGATGCAGCGCGGGACGTGGGCCAGCTCGGTGCGCAGGGCGATGCCTCGCTCGGTCAGTGCCACGGTCACCACGCGTTCGTCATCGGTGCGGCGCGTACGGGTGAGGTACCCGGCGTTCTCCATGCGGGCGAGCATGGGGGAGAGCGTGCCGGAGTCGAGCTGCAGCGCCTCGCCGAGGCTGCCGACGGTCTGCTCTCCGTCGCTCCACAGGGTGACCAGGGCGATGTACTGCGGGTAGGTGAGGTTCCACGGTTCGAGGAGTGCGCGGTAGGCCTGCGTCGTCGTGCGGTTGGCGGCGTAGAGCGCGAAGCACACGAGCTGATCGACGGCGGGCATGAGGAAACTATTGCACACAACTTGGTTGTGCACAACCAAACTGCCCGCAATCGGTCGGGTGGGTCGAGGAGGTCAGGCCCGGACGCTCGGCCGTGAGACATCGCAACAGGAGGCGCATGGCGGGCACCATCTCGAGCTCGGTGCACCGAGCGATCCCCTCAGCGGCGACCGCGCCTGATCGCCCTCTGCGCGTGAGCCGACGGGTTCGTGCCGTCGGCTCACGCCGGGATGATCATGCTCGATCGGTGCGCTCGCCGCCGTCACCGGTTGCATCGACGGGATGCCGGGTCACCAGCAGCTCCGCTACGCGACGTCGGTCGACCGCGCTCACCTGCAGCGTCGCGCCGTCCACCTCGACGACATCGCCGACGTGGGCGAGCCGACCCAGACGTTCGACCACGAACCCGCCGACGGTGTCGGAGGCTCCGCGCGCCAGTGCGACACCCGTCGCCTCCTCGAAGTCCTGGAGGTTCAGGCGTCCCTCGACGGTCCCGTGCTCTCCCTCCGACAGGGGCTGCTCGGCATCCGTGTCGTACTCGTCGAAGATCTCTCCCACGACCTCCTCGACGAGGTCTTCGAGGGTCACGATCCCGTCGGTGCCGCCGTACTCGTCGACGACGACGGCGATGTGGCTGCCCTCGGCGCGCATCGTGGTGAGCGTCGGCAGGACGCGGGCGGTCGACGGGATGTAGCGGATCTCACGCATGACCGCGCTCAGGGCACGCTCCGGGTCGTCGGTGAGGTCGCGCACGTGGACGAAGCCGACGACGTCGTCGATGGTCTGCTCCGCCACGGGATAGCGCGAGAAGGGCAGATCGCGGACCTGCTCGTAGGCGTCGGCGATCGTGCCGCCGGCGTCGAGGGTCACGACCTCGGGTCGAGGGCGCATGACCTCGCTGACGTGGCGGTCCCGGAGCGAGAGGACATCGTCGAGGATGCGGCGCTCGTCGGCGGGGAGCCCTTCGTGGCTCGAGACGATGTCGCGCAACTCCTCGTCGGTCAGTTCCTCGCCGGTCTTGTTCGGATCGCCTCCGAGGAGGCGGACGAGCACGTTGGTCGAGATCGACAGCAGCCAGATCACCGGCCGCATGAGCTTCGCGAAGCCGTTCAGCACCGGGGCGACGGCGTAGGCGAACGCGGCGTTGCGCTGGATGGCGAGGCGCTTGGGGACCAGTTCGCCGAGCACGAGCGACAGATACGCGATGACGAGGGTCAACGTGATCGTGGCGATCGTGGCTGCGGCGCCCTGGTCGAGGCCGAGGTTGGTGAAGAGGGGCGTGACGGACGGGGCGATCGATGACGCTCCGTACGCTGCGGAGGCGAACCCGGCCACCGTCACCCCGATCTGCACGGCGGAGAGGAACGTGTTGGGGTTGCGCGCGAGGTCGGCGACCTTCTGGCCGCGCCGACCGCGGGCTGCGAGGGCGTTCACCTGACTCTCGCGAAGAGTGACCAGGGCCATCTCGGTCGCAGCGAAGACGCCGCCGACCAGAACGAAGACCACGACCAGCACGATGTTGAGCGCGAGATCGTTCACCGGGTCACCACCGTGACGAGGGGGAGGACATCGCCCGGGGTCACCCGGGCGCCTGGACTGTGACCGTCGGAGGCGTGGCTCATGCACCGAGTGTAGTGAGGGCGCCCGGTCTCGCTTCGGCGTTCGTTCGGGGTTGCGCCGAGTGCGCGGTTCTGCCAGCCGACGCTGCCGTCGCGATCAATACCAAGTCGGCCGCAGTGCGTCAACCGCTCCCTTGCGTCCAGCTTCGACTCGAACCATGGCTGCCATGAGCGAGATCACCGCACACCACGGACTTCTGACCGACATCGACCTCCACGTCGACGACACCGGCGGCACGGGCCGCGCCGTCGTCCTCATCCACGGCTGGCCCCTCTCGGGTGAGTCCTGGGCTCACCAGGTGCCCGCCCTCGAAGCCGCAGGCTACCGCGTCGTGACCTATGACCGTCGCGGTTTCGGGCGCAGCGACAAGCCGCACACCGGCTACGACTACGACACCTTCAGCAACGACCTGGAGGCTGTGCTCGAGGCTCTCGACCTGCGCGACGTCACGCTCGTCGGCTTCTCGATGGGCGGTGGTGAGGTCGCCCGCTACCTGACCCGTCACGGATCCGACCGTGTGCACAGCGTCGTCTTCGCGGCCGCGGTGCCGCCGTATCTCGCCCAGACCGACGACAACCCCGAGGGTCCGCTCGACGACGCGACCGCGGACGGGATGAAGCAGGGTCTGAAGGGCGACGAGAAGGCGTTCTATCACCAGTTCACCACCGACTTCTTCTCCGTCGACGGCACTCTCGCCGTCCCGGAGGCCGAGCGCGCCGAGGCCGAGCGGCTGGCCAACCAGGCCGACCACCACGCCGCCCTGAAGTCGATGGAGGCCTTCGCGACGACGGACTTCCGCGAAGACCTCCCGAACGTGACGGTGCCGGCCCTCGTCATCCACGGTGACAGCGACGGAACCGTGCCCTTCGAGGGGTCGGGCAAGCGCACCCACGAGGCGATCGCCGGCAGCGAGCTGCACGTGGTCGCCGGAGCGCCCCACGGCGTCAACGTCAGCCACGCCGACGAGTTCAACCGCGTGCTGATCGACTTCCTGAAGCGCTGACCCCGCCGCCGCACGCGTCCCCACTCTCGCCCGCACCCGCGGAGGACGCGACGGATGCCGAGATGCCCCGCCACCCGATCGGTGGCGGGGCATCTGTGAGTGAGGGCGCAGGAGGAGTCCCGTGCAGGGGCGGAGTGAGAGGCGCGATTCCCGCCGGGCGGAGGCGGCAGCGTTTGGTCATGGCATCCGAATGGCGTAGTCTCGATCTTTGGTGCCCGCCTCTCTGCGAGCGGGTCGCCCGAACGTGAGCCCTCCACCGGCCCTGTTCTCCCGCCATCGGCGGGGTAACGGACCACCGGAGCGGGATTCACGAACTCCTCCGTTCGATCAAGAAAGCAGCACTACTGTGACGCGCACTTTCACCCCCAAGGCCGCTGAGGTCACGCGCGAGTGGGTCGTTATCGACGCCACCGACGTCGTTCTCGGCCGTCTGGCCTCGCACGCGGCGGTCCTCCTCCGCGGCAAGCACAAGGCGACCTTCGCCAACCACATCGACTCTGGTGACTTCGTCATCGTGATCAACGCCGAAAAGGTCGCGCTCACGGGCCAGAAGCTCACGCAGAAGAAGGCCTACCGCCACTCGGGCTTCCCGGGCGGACTGAAGTCCGTCACCTACGACGAACTCCTCGAGAAGAACCCTGTCCGCGCGGTCGAGAAGGCCATCCGCGGCATGCTGCCCAAGAACAGCCTCGGCGCGGCGCAGCTCAAGAAGCTCAAGGTCTACCGCGGCGCCGAGCACCCCCATGGTGCTCAGCAGCCCACGGCATACACCTTCGACCAGGTCGCCCAGTAAGCGCCGCCGGATAAGGACGAAACAGTGTCGAACATCGACTCCAGCAACTACAGCACCGAGACGCCGGCCGAGCAGTCGGTCGTCGCCACCGAGCGCCCCGTGCTCTCGGTTCCCGGCGCAGCCGTGGGCCGTCGCAAGCAGGCAATCGCCCGCGTGCGTCTCGTTCCCGGCTCGGGCACGATCACGGTCAACGGCCGCACGATCGAGGACTACTTCCCGAACAAGCTGCACCAGCAGCTGATCAACGACCCGTTCACGGTGCTCGAGCTCGCCGGCTCGTACGACGTGATCGCGCGCATCTCCGGCGGTGGCCCCTCGGGTCAGGCCGGCGCGCTGCGCCTGGGCATCGCTCGCGCGCTCAACGAGATCGACGCCGAGAACAACCGCCCGACCCTCAAGAAGGCCGGCTTCCTCTCGCGTGACGCTCGCGTCAAGGAGCGCAAGAAGGCCGGTCTCAAGAAGGCCCGCAAGGCGCCTCAGTACTCCAAGCGCTGAGTTCGATCCTCCGTATGCCTCTCTTCGGCACGGACGGGGTGCGGGGGCTGGCCAACGGCCTCCTCACCGCCGAACTCGCGCTGCACCTGGCCCAGGCGACTGCTGTCGTCCTGGGCCAGGGCCGTTCTGCGGAAGCGCGCAAGGCCGAGGGCCGTCGCCTCACGGCCGTCGTCGCCCGCGACCCGCGTGTCTCGGGGGAGTTCCTCTCGGCCGCGGTCGCCGCAGGCCTGGCCTCCTCCGGTGTCGACGTTCTCGACGCCGGCGTCATCCCCACTCCAGCCACCGCGTTCCTCATCGCCGACCACGACGCCGACTTCGGCGTGATGGTGTCGGCGTCGCACAACCCGGCCCCTGACAACGGCATCAAGATCTTTGCCCGTGGCGGAACCAAGCTGCCCGACATCGTCGAGCAGCGCATCGAGAGCGCCCTCGAAGGCGAGCGGCTGCAGCCCACCGGCGCGGGAGTCGGGCGCATTCGTCGTTTCGCCGACGCCGAGGACCGCTACGTGCTGCACCTTCTCGGGTCTCTGCCGCACCGTCTCGACGGCATCCACGTCGTCCTCGACTGCGCCCACGGCGCGGCGGCGGGCGTGTCGCCCGAGACCTTCAAGGACGCGGGCGCCCAGGTGACGGTCATCGGAGCCGAGCCCGACGGCTTGAACATCAACGACGGCGTGGGCTCGACGCACCTCGACGTGCTCGCCGAGGCCGTCGTACGTCTGGGCGCCGACGTCGGCATCGCCCACGACGGTGACGCCGACCGCTGCCTCGCCGTCGACGCGCAGGGCAAGATCGTCGACGGCGATCAGATCATGGCGATCCTCGCGGTCGCGATGAAGGAGCGCGGGGCGCTCGCCGATGACACGCTCGTGGCGACGGTCATGAGCAACCTGGGACTCCACCGTGCGATGCAGGCCCACGGCATCCGGGTTCTGCAGACCGGCGTGGGTGACCGCTATGTGCTCGAGGCGATGAACGAGGGCGGCTACTCCCTCGGCGGCGAGCAGTCCGGACACGTGATCATGAGCGATTTCGCCACCACCGGTGACGGCCTCTTGACCGGCCTGCACCTCGTGGCCGAGATGGCCCGTCAAGACAAGACGCTGGCTGAGCTCGCCTCGATCATGACCGTCTACCCGCAGGTGCTGGTGAACGTGCGCGGCGTGGATCGCGACGGCGTGAGCGACGAGGGCGTCCAGCGAGCCGTGGCCGCGTCGACGGCCGAGCTCGGCGACTCCGGTCGTGTGCTGCTGCGCGCGTCGGGCACCGAGCAGCTCGTGCGAGTGATGGTCGAAGCGGCCTCCGAAGAGGACGCCCGCGCACACGCCGATCGGCTGGCCGAGGTCGTGCGGGAGCGCCTCGCCCTCTGACCCCGGAGGACGGGGCGGACGTGCGTCGAGCACGCCCGCCCCGTCCTCGATCGGCGCTGACGTCCGCGGAGGTCCCGTCGAAGGGATGCCGCGGTGATCAGTACTCGAGCGATTCGATGTAGCGCAGCAGGACGCCCTCGCGCAGCGCCCAGGGTGAGACCTCGAGCTCCTCGACATCGAGCGCTTTCATGGCGCGCTCGACGACGACCGCGGCGGCCACGATCTGGAACGTGCGGTCGGCGGTGATGCCCGGCAGGGCCTCGCGTGCGTCGGCGGGGATGCGAGCGAGCCGCGGGATCCAGTCCTTCAGCTCTCTGCGAGGCAGCACCATGCGGTCGATGCCCGACCAGCCGGGGACGGGATAGCCCGCCAGTTTCGCGAGCGATCGGATGGCCTTGGACGACCCCACCACGTGGTCGGGGCGCGGGAGGGCGGCGAAGCGCTCGGCGACGGGGGCGAGGACGGATGCCGCGTGCTGACGCAGCGCGTCGATCTCCTCGCCGCTGGGAGGGTCGTGGGGGAGGAACTGCACCGTGGAGCGTCCCGCGCCGAGCGGCACGGACTCGGCGAGATCGGGGAGCTCGTCGGCGCCGCCCGCGATCTCGAGGGAGCCGCCGCCGATGTCGAACAGCAGGATCTGCCCCGCCGACCAGCCGAACCAGCGCCTCACCGCGAGGTAGGTGAAGCGGGCCTCGGTCTCCCCGCCCAGAACCTGGAGGGGCTGTCCGAGCGCTTCCTCGATGAGGGCGATGACCTCCTCTCCGTTGGTCGCGTCGCGCACCGCGGAGGTGGCCGTGGCGAGGAGCTCGTCGACCCGCTCGGCGCGGGCGCGATCGCGCGCGGCGGTCACGGCATCCACCAGTCCCCGCACACCCTCCTGCGAGATGGACCCGTCGGGCAGCAGGTAGCGCATCAGCCGGAGCACGGAGCGGTGCGAGGTGGTGGCGGTCGGGCGTCCTCCCGCCCGGGCGTTCGCGACGAGCAGGTGGACGGTGTTCGAACCGATGTCGAGGACTCCCAGGCGCACGACCCGAGCGTAGTGGCCGCGGGGAGACGGCCGGGGTCGGCGGGGGAGGGTGACGCCCCGGGTAGCATGAGCGGGTGTCCGCCGCCGAGACCGAGACCGCAGCTCCCGCGCCGTCGCTGAGCCCCTACCGTCAGATCGACCGCGACGACTGGGCTCGCATGGCCGGTGGGCTGGAGCAGCCGCTGACCGAGAACGAGATCGTGCAGTTGCGCGGCATCGGAGATCGGCTGGACCCCCGCGAGGTCGCCGAGGTCTACCTGCCGTTGAGCCGTCTGTTGAGCTTGTACGCGCGGGCCACCCGTCGGCTCGGTGCCGACACGAGCACCTTCCTGGGGGAGCCGGATGCCACGACTCCCTTCGTGATCGGAGTCGCCGGGTCGGTGGCGGTGGGCAAGTCGACCATCGCGCGTCTGCTGCGCGAGCTGATGAGCCGCTGGCCCGACACCCCTCGGGTGGAGCTGGTGACCACCGACGGATTCCTCTATTCGAACGCCGAGTTGGAACGGCGCGGTCTGATGGACCGCAAGGGCTTCCCGGAGTCGTACGACCGGCGGGCGCTCGTGGAGTTCCTCAGCGAGGTGAAGTCGGGTGCGGAGGAGGCGCGGGCTCCGTTCTACTCCCACGTGCGATACGACATCATGCCCGACGCGCACGTCACGGTTCATCGACCCGACGTCGTCATCGTCGAGGGGCTGAACGTGCTCCAGCCGCCGCCGTCGCCGAACGAAGTGGCCGTCAGCGATCTGTTCGACTTCTCGATCTACGTCGATGCCGATGCGGCGCACATCGAACGCTGGTACGTCGACCGTTTCCTCGCGCTGCGCGACAACGCCTTCACCAATCCGACCTCGTTCTTCAAGGTCTTCGCCGACATCAGCGACGAAGAGGCCGTCGAGCGTGCGCTCGGATACTGGCGGGAGATCAACCTGCCGAACCTCGAAGAGAATGTGCTGCCCACGCGCCATCGCGCGAAGCTCGTGCTTCAGAAGGGTCCAGACCACACGGTCGAGACCGTGCTGCTCCGCAAGCTCTGAACGGGCCGGCCCGGGAGCGACCCGGTCCCGCCGTGCGGCGCCGGAATCGCTCGGGCCCGCCTCTCGGGTCGTCGCGGAGGGGTTTGCTCAGCCCCGCCACGTAGACTCGACTCCATGTGCGGAATCATCGGGTACGTGGGTCCTCGGCAGAGCCAGGACATCCTGCTGGCGGGTCTGTCGCGTCTGGAGTACCGGGGGTACGACTCCGCCGGCATCGCCGTGATCGACGGCGACGGGCGGCTCGACATGCGCAAGCGCGCGGGAAAGCTCGCCGTGCTGCGCGGGGACCTCGAGTCCACGCCCATGCCGAACGGCACCACCGGCATCGGTCACACCCGCTGGGCGACGCACGGTGGCCCCACCGACGCCAACGCCCACCCGCACCTGGCCGACGACGACAAGCTCGCCGTGATCCACAACGGCATCATCGAGAACTTCGCCGAGCTCAAGAGCGAGCTCGTCGGCGAGGGCTTCGCGTTCCGCAGCGAGACCGACACCGAGGTCGCCGCGGTCATGATCGGTCGCGAGTACGCGCGCACCAAAGACCTGGTGCAGGCGTTCCGCTCGGTCGTGTCGCGCCTCGAGGGGGCGTACACGCTCCTCGCGATGCACGAGGATCACCCGGGCCTGGTCGTCGGTGCCCGCCGCAACTCGCCGCTCGTGATCGGTCTGGGCGAGGGAGAGAACTTCCTCGGCTCCGACGTCGCCGCCTTCGTCGAGCACACGCGCAATGCGCTGGCCATCGGCCAGGACGAGATCGTGGCCATCACCCCCGAGGGCGTCGAGGTCACGGACTTCTCGGGCGCCCCCGTCGAGGTCGAGGCTTTCGAGGTCACCTGGGACGCCTCGGCCGCTGAGAAGGGCGGCTGGTCATCGTTCATGGCCAAGGAGGTCTCGGAGGAGCCCGAGGCCGTCGCCAACACCATCCGCGGTCGCATCCACGAGGGCCGGGTCGAGATCCCCGAGCTGGACGGCATGGACGACTTCCTCGCCGACATCGACCGTATCCTCGTCATCGCGTGCGGCACGGCGGCGTACGCCGGCATGGTCGGCAAGTACGCCCTCGAGACCTGGACCCGCGTCCCCGTCGACGTCGAGTTGGCGCACGAGTTCCGCTACCGCAACCCCGTGCTCACCGCCCGCACGT
Encoded here:
- the coaA gene encoding type I pantothenate kinase, which codes for MSAAETETAAPAPSLSPYRQIDRDDWARMAGGLEQPLTENEIVQLRGIGDRLDPREVAEVYLPLSRLLSLYARATRRLGADTSTFLGEPDATTPFVIGVAGSVAVGKSTIARLLRELMSRWPDTPRVELVTTDGFLYSNAELERRGLMDRKGFPESYDRRALVEFLSEVKSGAEEARAPFYSHVRYDIMPDAHVTVHRPDVVIVEGLNVLQPPPSPNEVAVSDLFDFSIYVDADAAHIERWYVDRFLALRDNAFTNPTSFFKVFADISDEEAVERALGYWREINLPNLEENVLPTRHRAKLVLQKGPDHTVETVLLRKL